In Carassius auratus strain Wakin chromosome 36, ASM336829v1, whole genome shotgun sequence, the following are encoded in one genomic region:
- the LOC113055575 gene encoding eukaryotic initiation factor 4A-III-like — MAAAAAPVRKRLLKEEDMTKIEFETSEEVDVTPTFDTMGLREDLLRGIYAYGFEKPSAIQQRAIKQIIKGRDVIAQSQSGTGKTATFCISVLQCLDIQVRETQALILAPTRELAGQIQKVLLALGDYMNVQCHTCIGGTNVGEDIRKLDYGQHVVAGTPGRVFDMIRRRSLRTRAIKMLVLDEADEMLNKGFKEQIYDVYRYLPPATQVCLISATLPHEILEMTNKFMTDPIRILVKRDELTLEGIKQFFVAVEREEWKFDTLCDLYDTLTITQAVIFCNTKRKVDWLTEKMREANFTVSSMHGDMPQKERESIMKEFRSGASRVLISTDVWARGLDVPQVSLIINYDLPNNRELYIHRIGRSGRYGRKGVAINFVKNDDIRILRDIEQYYSTQIDEMPMNVADLI, encoded by the exons ATGGCCGCCGCCGCAGCTCCCGTGAGGAAGAGGCTCTTGAAGGAGGAAGACATGACGAAAATCGAGTTTGAGACGAGCGAAGAGGTGGATGTGACGCCGACGTTCGACACGATGGGCCTGAGGGAAGATCTGCTGCGCGGGATCTACGCGTACG GTTTTGAGAAACCATCAGCCATCCAGCAGCGAGCGATCAAACAGATCATCAAGGGCCGAGACGTCATCGCTCA GTCACAGTCTGGAACCGGTAAAACAGCCACGTTCTGTATCTCAGTGCTGCAGTGTTTGGATATCCAG GTTCGAGAGACTCAAGCGCTGATCCTGGCTCCGACCAGAGAGTTAGCCGGACAGATCCAGAAG GTGCTGCTGGCGCTGGGCGACTACATGAACGTTCAGTGTCACACCTGCATCGGAGGCACAAACGTGGGCGAGGACATCAGGAAGCTGGACTACGGTCAGCACGTGGTGGCTGGGACGCCCGGCCGAGTGTTCG ATATGATCCGCAGGAGGAGTTTGAGGACTCGTGCTATTAAGATGCTGGTGCTGGATGAAGCAGACGAGATGCTCAACAAAG GTTTTAAGGAGCAGATCTACGATGTGTACAGATACCTGCCTCCTGCCACTCAGGTGTGTCTCATCAGCGCCACGCTGCCTCACGAGATCCTGGAGATGACCAACAAGTTCATGACCGACCCCATCCGCATCCTGGTCAAACG tgatgaGTTGACTCTGGAGGGGATTAAGCAGTTTTTCGTGGCTGTGGAGCGAGAGGAGTGGAAGTTCGACACGCTGTGTGACCTTTACGACACGCTGACCATCACACAGGCCGTCATCTTCTGCAACACCAAGCGCAAG GTGGACTGGCTGACGGAGAAGATGCGGGAGGCTAACTTCACCGTGTCGTCGATGCACGGAGACATGCCACAGAAAGAGCGAGAGTCCATCATGAAGGAGTTCAGATCCGGAGCCAG TCGAGTGCTGATCTCCACAGACGTCTGGGCCAGAGGACTGGATGTGCCTCAGGTGTCTCTCATCATTAACTACGACCTGCCCAACAACAGAGAGCTGTACATCCAcag GATTGGTCGATCGGGTCGTTACGGCAGGAAGGGCGTGGCCATCAACTTTGTGAAGAACGATGACATCCGAATCCTGCGTGACATTGAGCAGTATTACTCCACACAGATCGACGAGATGCCCATGaacg TGGCCGACCTGATCTGA
- the LOC113055574 gene encoding 60S ribosomal protein L37a, producing the protein MAKRTKKVGIVGKYGTRYGASLRKMVKKIEISQHAKYTCSFCGKTKMKRKAVGIWHCGSCMKTVAGGAWTYNTTSAVTVKSAIKRLRELKDQ; encoded by the exons GCCAAGCGCACCAAGAAGGTGGGGATTGTGGGGAAGTATGGCACGCGTTACGGAGCGTCGCTGAGGAAGATGGTGAAGAAGATCGAGATCAGCCAGCACGCCAAATACACCTGCTCCTTCTGCGGcaag ACCAAGATGAAGAGGAAGGCTGTAGGGATCTGGCACTGTGGCTCCTGCATGAAGACCGTAGCTGGAGGCGCCTGGACGTACAA CACCACGTCAGCCGTCACGGTCAAATCTGCCATCAAGCGTCTGAGGGAGCTGAAGGACCAGTAG